In Peromyscus eremicus chromosome 2, PerEre_H2_v1, whole genome shotgun sequence, a single genomic region encodes these proteins:
- the LOC131904157 gene encoding CAMPATH-1 antigen-like isoform X2: MNIQKHPNSKRPADSPELISQSCYQSPGRSRMNGFLLVFTISLLVAVQIQTGVLGQNDTQAKPLTPAAGGVTIKLPAKPAKGGAPSLINVGACSFFFFANTFMCLVYLG; encoded by the exons aTGAACA ttCAAAAGCATCCAAACTCAAAGAGGCCTGCAGACAGCCCTGAGCTCATCTCTCAAAGCTGCTACCAGAGCCCAGGAAGATCCAGAATGAACGGCTTCCTCCTCGTCTTCACCATCAGTCTCCTGGTGGCAGTTCAG ATACAAACAGGAGTCTTGGGACAGAATGATACCCAAGCGAAGCCTCTGACTCCCGCTGCTGGCGGCGTCACTATCAAACTCCCTGCAAAGCCTGCAAAGGGCGGAGCCCCGTCACTCATCAACGTGGGTGCCTGCAGCTTCTTCTTTTTCGCCAACACTTTCATGTGTCTCGTCTACCTCGGCTGA